Below is a genomic region from Deinococcus sp. Leaf326.
CTGCGGGTTTTGCTTTTGCCGTCATGCTTTCACCTTACGTGCTCTCTCCGACAGGAGTTCCTGTGCGGATGGGAGGAGTTGATGACGCTATGGGCGATCACCACTCACCTCGAGATCAAAAGTCCTGCTGAGTGGTGATCGCCAGGTAACGCGGCTGGACGGGACGCTGACCGATCGGGGGGTCAGCGCGACCGCCTGCACGGCAAAAAGAATCCGGAAGGAGTCAGGATTCGAGTGGCCCCGGAGGGAGTGGGGCCGGGGTCGGTGCGAGGCTCTCACTGCCCCGGACAACCAGAACCGCCCACACCATGGAAGAGGTATGACCCCTTCCCTCCTCCGGCCCTTCTGTCTCCTCCTCACCCTCGGCACGGCCAGCGCCAGTTCTGGGACCGACTTCGCCCGCCAGGTCCTGGACACCCCCGAAGTCCAGCTCGCCCGCACGCTCGGCCTGAACTCGCTCACCCCCAACGGCACCGCCCTCACCGGCACCCGTACGGGCGTTGCTGCTCAGGCCACTGCCCCGCTCACCCTCCAACGCGTGCAACAGCAGTTGAAGACCACCGGGTTTCCCAACACCGCCAGCCTCCAGAGCCTGAACGTCATCACCGTGCCCTACACCGCCCAGCAGATCGCCACCTACGCCGGCCGGGCCGTCGACCTTCTCGACGATCAGCGCTGGACCTACACCATCCACGCGGACTTCCAGCGTGCTCAGGTCGTCGTCAACCTCGACAAGACCCACCACGCTGCCCTGCGCGCCCTGCTCGGCGACCGCATCCCTGAAGCCGCCCTCCGACTCGGCCAGGCCCCCCAGCTCCGGCCCGTCTCCGGAGACGGCAGCGCCACCACCAGCCAGTACATCCAGGACCGCAACCGTCCTTACGGCGCCGGCGCCCGCATCATCTCCGGCAGCCTCGAGTGTTCTGCGGGCTGGTTCGGCCGCACTCCACAGGGCGAGATCATGCTCGTCACGGCCGCCCACTGCGTCGACCCCCGCAAGACCACCCAGTTCTTCCAGACCCAGGACTTCATCGGGACCACGAGCACCACGCACCGTCGGGGCATCGACGCCATCGCCATCCGCTTGAACAACCTCAACTACAACCCCAACGTCCTGTACGCGGATGACTGGAACGGGCACATCCTCAAGCGTCTCCCCCAGAACGGCCCGGCCAACAGTTTCACGGGTGCCCAGAAGATCACGCTCGCCGGCGCCACGAGTTACCGCCGGGAATGGCAGTGGTTCTCGCACTTCAACCGCATCGCCGTCCAGCGCCAGGTGGTCGAGACCCCCTCCGGCTTCACGGTCGACGCGACCGAATATTGCATCGTGGCCTCCTACGCCCAGGCGGGCAGCCCGAATCAGGTCAACCGCCAGCCCCAGGGTGGGGATAGCGGCGGCATTCTCCTGAACGAACGCAACGAGGTCCTCGGGCACATCAGCGTCGTCGGTACCTTCGACCCCTCCCTGCCGACCAGCGCCTGGGAAAAAGCCTATTGCTTTGTGCCGTGGACGGACACCCAACAGCAGACCGGGCTCTTCCCCCTCAACAGCCCTGGCAACTGAACTGAACACCCTGAGCCGCCCCCCTTCCACCCTTCTTTTCTCTCAGGAGTCCACCATGCGCCAGTCCCTGTCCCTCTGCCTGATCACCACCCTCCTCCTCAGCGCCTGCAGCCAGCAGCAGCAGTCCCCCGCCCGCACCTCCCGCGCAGCCACCCCCGCTGAGATCGCCCAGCAGCTCCAGGCCTACGCCGACACCTCCGCGGCCCTCGTCGCCGGCGTGCAGGCCGCCCTTCAGCCCGGCACCACCAGCCAGAGCCTCAAGGCCCTCGACCTCAGCAGCAGCAACCGCGCCAAGCTCGAAAGTCTCCGTCAGCAGGCCCTCGAGCGCTTCCCCAACCTCATCGACCAGCCGGCCTGGCTCGCCGAGAGTAGCCAGCTCATCGGCTTGAATGAAGCGGGCAGCGTGACGAGCAACCTCGACGGCCTGTTCGTCATCGCCACGGTCGCGCAGGACGACCCGCAGAAGACCGCCTGGGTGGCGACCGTCACCGTGGACGTGACCGGCCAGCAGATCGAGAACATCCGCCTGAACACCAACCTCGGTGGCGGGTACTTCCCTCCGGCTTACCGGTATGTCGGCGAGGACGGCAAGCTGCCCTATATCCGCCGTACCTACACGCCTGCAGGCGGGCCGAGCACGATGCCCGTCGAGACGGTCAGCGCAATGAGCGTACCGAGCGAGGAAGCGTCTCAGGTCATTGTCTACAGCCAGGCCGGTGAACGCCTCCGCTGACCGGCGCACCCTCGGGGTCTGGGGCCTGGGGGTGGTCATCGCCCTGCTGGCCTTCAGCCCCTGGCCTCTCTTGTGCGTGCTGCCCCTGCTCGCCGCCCCAGGGTTGCTCCGGGGCCTTTCACCCCTCCAGAGCACTCTGGCGTTGACGGGCCTGCACGCGCCCCTGATGGTCGGGGTGTACGCGACCGCCCTTCCCCTGCTCCCCGCAGGCCTGCTGGGGATCGGACTCGTGATCATCGCCCCGGTGGTGCTGCACCTCCTGTTCGCCTTCCCGATCGCGTGGCTCTTGCAGGGCAGCCGGAATCCCTGGCGGTGGGCGCTCGCCGCGATTGCCCTCGACCAGCTGCTCATGCTGCCCATGCTGGGGCTCCTGGGGGACCCAGCCACACCGAGCGTCTTCATGACGGCCCCCATGTGGCTCCTCGGGCCGGGAACCGGAACGATGCTCCTCCTCCTGACCGGTGCAGCACTCGTGGCCGCCCCACGCTGGGCCCTCCTGCCCCTGGCCGTTTTGGGGCTGGCCTGGGCATGGAGACCCAACTCGCCCACCTCTCCGATTCTGGTGGCCGCTGCCCAACGGGGCGATACACGAGTCCGGGAGATCAGCGACATGCTGCCAACACTCGCGCGGTCCGAGGAAGCCCAGTGGCTCCCCCTGATCCAGGACGTTGACGCGGCCCTCGTCATCCTCCCGGAAAACGCGACGGCCGTCCGGCAAACCCTCGCTCAGGTGCACCGACCCTTTCCACCGAACGTCCTTTACGGGGGCGTCTCCTACACCGCACTCGCCGCTTACAACAGTGTCCTCGCGGGTGGCCGAGTCCTGCGCAGCAAACGGGAGCTGGTCCCCCTCACCGAACGCCCCTGGTTGACCGCCGACCAGAACCCACTTCGTCCTGTACAGCTCGCCGGGCACCAGTTGGGTGTCCTGATCTGTGTCGAAGGCCTATTCGCCCCTGCTGCCGCTCAACTCGCCCGGCAAGGCGCGGAGATCCTCGTCGTTCCCGCCTCCACCAAGGCCTTCCACGCCGCGCGCTTTCAGGACATCGCGGCACGTGCGGCCGCCAGCAGTGCCGGACTGCCGCTCGTGCTCGCCTCTGAAGCCGGGGGCAGCGTCATCGTCGACCCGCACGGCCACGTCCTGAGCCGGGCCGCCTGGGGACAGCCGCAAGTCATCCGCGCGCCAATCTCCCCTGGCCGTCCCACCCTCTATGCCTGGACCGCCCCCGCCTGGCCGGTCGTCCTGTCCATCCTCCTGCTCGTTCTCGCACGGCCACACCTTTCCGGAAGAAGTCAGCGCTCGAGGGCCCCTGGAAACAGCGCCGCCCGGAACAGTGCGAGGTCCGCCCTGCCGGGTGGACAACCAGAACCGGCCGCACGCTGAGGACATGACCCCCCACGTCATCACCCTCCCCGCTCACGCGGGACTGGACCCACCCCATGACCCTCTTCCTTCCCCCTCCCCCCCAGATGCCTCTGGACAGTGCCGATCCCACCGACTTCTGGACCCGCCTCGCCGAACGCACCACCCAGTACCCCTTCCTCGGCTCTCGGCTCCTGCCCCATGACCAGACCCGCCTCGGCTTGACCCCGGAAAGATTCGCGCAGCTGCGCCTCTGTCTGATCCCCCGGACGAAGGACGAGCGTCACGCCCTCGAGCAGCACTTCCACCTGCCTCCCGACAGTCTTCAGGAGAAAGGGAATTGAATCATGACCCTCACGGCCACCCTCATCGATTCCTCCGCCCACCTCGACCTCATTCGGCGCACGCCCCGCCGGCTCCTCTGGGGCGTCTTCGCCGCCTACGGCCTCACGGCCCTGATCACTGCCCTCGTGCAGTCCGGGGGGTTGGCCCCGAACCTCCGCCTCGGCCTGCTTACCCTCTCGACGCTCTCCGGTCTGCTCGCGGGGGCGCTGGTGCTGGGTCTCTATCCCCTGGTGTTCACCTTCCTGAGCCGCAAGCTCGGCGGGGTCGGCGAGGAGAGCGACGTGCCCCAGATCCGCAGCGTCACGGCGCTGGCCATGATCCCCACGCTCATCACGACGCTGCTCGCGGCCGTGAGCGGCTTCGGGCCCATCACGCTGCTGGGCGGCCTGCTGAGCACGGTGGTCTTCATCTACGCCCTGAGTCTGGCCAATGGGACGGACATGCTCGCGGCCATGAAGCACACCTTCCTGATCTGGGGCGTGCTGCTGGGGCTGCTCATCCTGCTGAACATCGTCATCAAGGCGGGCAGCTGACCCGCGAACGACCCCCTACCCCCCCTAGATAGAACTGGGCGCTCTGTTCTACCTAGGGGGTCGCCTTGCCCCGAGGTCCAACCATGGTTCCCACACCCACCACCGATCTGCCGACGCTGCAGTGCCAGGGGTCGAAGATCCAGACCGAACGCCAGGCGCAGCTGCGCCAGCGACTGATCACGCTGACCACCCAGGCGCTGCTGAACTACGAGCAGCAGACGGGCCGCGCCGGCGCCACGGGACAGGCCGTGCAGTACCGCCGGTACAGTGACGAGACGCCGCGCCGCCTCCTGTCCCCCCGCTGGGAGGTCCTGATCGAGGATGCCACCGGGCTCCAGCTCATCGCCGAAGTCCCCGATGGAGACCCGCGATCGCTGACCTTCCTCGACCCGGTCACGCGCGAGGAGCTCTATCTCAGCGAACCGGAGGCCCTGAGTCTGCACGCCCTCAAGGACAAGCAGGGCTTCCACCTCAAAGGGGTCGCCCAGACGCAACTCGTGTACGGCCCGCGGTTCGGGCTCAGCGATCGGGTCGCGCGCGCACTTCAGAGCCGGCAGGTATGGCTGGCCCCTGCGCTGCTCGTCGCGCTGCTTGCCATGAACAATGCCCTGACCTTTTCTGGGACAGTCCTGGCACAGCACGTTCTCCTCGTGTGCACCACGTTCCTGGGGGTCATCGTGCCGCCTCTGATGCTGGGGTGGGGCTTTCGGCCCCAGCGCCAGCAGCTCGAGGGCTTCAGCCGCACCCTCTTGAGACGATTCCAGGGACAGCCCACGCCGACTCTGCCTGCCCTCGTGAACCGGCAACTCCTGGGGGGGCTCGTGTTCCTTGCTCTGATCCTCTCGGGCTCACACCACCTGCTTGCGGGGAGTCTCGTGCAGGCCCTCAGCCTCTTCGTGGCCTGGCTGCTCATCCGCTTCTTCCACCTGCAGGCCGAGCAGCAGGGTCGAGGCCTCGCCGAGGACCTTCAGCTTCTTCCAATGGTCACGCCAGAATCTTCCGCCCTGTACCCACTGAGTCTGACGACGGAAGAGCGTCTGGAGTTGCTCCCGAAAATTGCCCAACTCCAAACCCGGGCAGAAGAAGCCCAGGAACAAGTGGGCACCTCCGGTCTGGGCGAGCCGCAGTACCGCGCCCTGAGTGCCGTGCAGCGGGACTGGCCAGAATCGGTCGCTTTAATCGCAACCCTGCCCCCACAGCATCAGGCGGAGGAAGCCGTGAAACACCTGGACCTGCTTCTCGACATCACCCCGCCGCCTGCCCCCAGTTCTGCTGTCCTGAACCCGGCACTGGCGGCCCACCTGAGCTACCTCCAGGAGCTCAGCCGAGACCGGGCACACCGCCCACGGAAGTCGTCATGAAGCTCACCCTGACGGCCGTCGACAGTCTCAGTCGCCCAGTCACCGTCCTGTCTTTGCCAGACCAGCTCGCCCCGGAGGGGGTGACGCAGGCGATCGAGGACGCGATCCACCAGGATCAAGGGGGTAGGGTGCTGTGCTGGCAGTGCACCTCCACCGTCGGTGAGACCTCGGGAGCAGGCGAGTACAGGGCGGTCGACGAACAGGGACTGGTCTGGTTCGACGACAGCCCCATCGGTCTCCTGCGCGCCGAGCTCGCGCAGGCACAAGCCCGAATCACCGAGCTCGAGGCCCAACTCACCTTGAGGGGCACGATGACGCACAGTCCTGAAACTGCAGCACCTTCCGTCATCCTGGGCAACGGGCAACCCAAGCCTGCAGGCACCTGGGATTGGTACGGTGCCTATGACCCGGCCCACCCCCGTCCTGCGGGCACGGCCCTCTTCAGCGTTGGCGTCTTCCAGTGGCTCCCCAAGACGGGCCAGGGGGTCAAGCGTGGCAAGAGTGTGGCCCGCTTCTCAGGCTTCAGTGGGCAGCCCCAGATCGTCTACGACCAGGCGCGGGCCTGGATCACCGAACGCACGAAGAACCCTTCAGGTCCGGTCCCTTCAAGACCCATGGTCTCTGTGGATCACTTTCGGGAAGCGCTCACCCTTGAAGCCATCAGGGCCGCAGGGGCCGCCTCGGCCAACCAGAACCGAGGGGATCATTGAAGCATGTTGGAACTCGCCAATCTGATGCAACCCCTGGCCGTGTTACAGGAGGCCCACCCCGAGCATCGAGCCGTCCTGCTGCCGGCCGTCCTCGCGTCCGCCTTCGCCCTGGACACGGCGGCTCCACTCCTCACTGCCGGTCATGCGGACCCGCTCTGGCCCCTGCTCCTCAAGCTCTGGACCCCGGAGACCCATCAAGCCCGGCGGCGTGGCCGCCGCCCTGCGCCACGCCGGACCTCCCCCCATCCCTTTCCCCTCCACTTCCCCCTGCATGTTCTAGTGGAGCGTCAACTTTGGTCTGCTAATGAGTTTTGTTGACTATAGGTCCACTGGATGGCCTGCTCAATCACAGGCAGCAAAGTGTTTCGAGCCATCACAGAGCACTGGAAAGCAGGGAGCGACCAGTCACCTTTGCGAATCACACGCACCTGGAACTCCCCTGCTTCCTGCTCATGACCGTACCAGCCGACATCTAGCAGAAAATCTCCCTGATACTCGACTTGAAGGAGGTCCTCCTTCCACCAAGCTTGATCATCGAGGTCACGCCAAGCCGCCTCTGCGTAGGTGATTTGCCCGCCTTGAAGGGAAATGGATCCAAGGGCTGTTTCGAGCCAGGTCATCAGTGCACCTTATCCCCGTGCAGCCCGGTTTACCGTAGGGCATGAAGTATGCCGTGCGTCTCGAACCTGAGCAGCAAGCGCTTCTCAAGGGTCTGCTCAATGCAGGTGTGGCACCCGCCCGGAAACTCACCCATGCTCGCATCCTGCTCAAAGCAGACCAGCATGGTCCGGCTCTCCGTGACCAGGAGATTGCCAGGCAGCTCGAAATATGCGCGCATACCGTATTCCGTGTCCGAAAGCGGTTCGTGGACTCCGGTCTGGATGCTGCGCTGAGTCACCTACATCCCCAGAACCTCAAGCCACACCTCTTGGATGAAAGTGCACAAGCACACCTGATTGCCTTGGCATGTACGAAAGAAAAGGGACAGCCTCGGCTGTCCCTGCGGTTGCTCGCCGACAAGATGGTGGAACTCGGGTACGCCGCGCACCTGAGCCACGAGACAGTCCGCAAAACACTTAAAAAAACGACCTCAAGCCGCATTTGAAAGAGCAGTGGGTGATTCCACCCACGCAGAATGGTGCCTTTGTTGCCGCCATGGAAGACGTCCTGGATCTGTACGCGGCGTCGTACGACGCCGCGTTTCCAGTGGTGTGTTTTGATGAGCGGCCGTGCCAGCTGGTGGCCGACGTGGTGCAGCCTGTCCCTCTTCGACCCGGTCAGCCATACCGCTTCGACTACGAGTACGAACGCAGAGGCAGTGCAAATCTGTTTGGTTACCTGGAACCCAAGCGCGGCTGGAGGTGGATGGAAGTAACCCTACGGCGGACCAAAGCGGATTTCGCGCGGTGCATGGAACGTCTGGTCCATGAGCTCTACCCGCACGCCGTCAAAATCCGGGTAGTGCTGGACAACCTGAGCACCCATACCAAGGGAGCGTTATACGAAACGTTTTCACCTGCTGTCGCCCACGAAATTGCGACTAAGCTGGAGTTTCACTACACGCCGAAACATGGCTCCTGGCTCAACGCGGTGGAAATCGAGTTTGCCGCTCTCGGAAAGCAGTGCCTGGACCGGCGCATCGCTTCGATGGAGGAACTGCACAAGGAAGTGCAGGCATGGGTAATCGAACGTAACCGCAAGGAACGTGGAGTGAACTGGACATTCTCGACCCCTTCCGCCAGACAGAAACTCGCCCGCCTCTATCCTGAAAACTTAGCAGACCAAAGTTGACGCTCCACTAGCAGGACTTTGTCAGTTCCCCTAAGCGCCTGAGTCTCTACCAGCTATGGGAGTGCCCTCGGCCGCCTGCAACCGCTCAATGATGCGAGAGCCAATCCCAATCAACACGTTGTGATGATTCTCGCAGAGCAACCATTCGAATTTCTTGTCCACGATGTAATACTCGAATGCAAACAGCTCCCCTAAGACGGCTTCAATGGTGCCGATACGTCCTTCAAATACCCAATAGTGTCCATCGCGTTTCCGTCGGGCCCAATCTTCGGTCAGCAACCACACGCGCTCATCGGGTGGGAGGAGTCGTGGCAGCCAGCGGTAGCCGTCGGGTTTATCAAGGTAAACGGCGTAATGTTCTCCTTTGAAGCCCTCCCACAACCATAGGCAATCTCGGCCCTGTACCCCATAGATGGTGAAGATCTCAAGGATTCGGCTGAGGACGGCGCTGTAACGGGTCGAGCGTACCGGGACCAGGTCCTCTGGAGGGAGCTGGAGAGCCTTCATGGCGGTGGCAATTTCAGCCCGCATGTCTCATACGGTAAGCCATGCTGGAAGTGACAAAGTGCTGCTAGGGATGAACAGCGTTGGCGTGGGGAGCCTCGTCGAACAGCACCTCCTCTTCCTCGAGGTCCCCACCTTTCTCCTGGGAGAAGTCGTCGATCACCCGGACGACTTCACGGCCGACCCGGTGCTGGCCCTCTCCGCTGGAGCGTATCGGCGCCGGGACCTGCCGGTGCCGGACCTGCTGCGCGCCTATGAAGGTCTGGCTCATCTGGGCATCGACCAGGGCGCCGCGTCGTATCTGTGTGGGTCTGTCCCTGCCCCCGAGCTGCTCGAGCTGATCACCTGGGTGTACCGCAAGCGCCACGTCCTGCGCAGTCCGGCCGCGGTGTTCTGGAGTCTGCTGAAGCAGCACAACCCGACCATCTACCAGCGCTTCCGCACAGGCAGCACGGCATAAAACCTTAGAATCCAGGCGCTGTGCGCGTTCCAAAAAAGAGGCTCTATGACTCAAATCACCGAAGCTGAAGGATCTCCCCTGACCCTGGGCAACGGGCAGCCCAAGCCTGCTGGAACCTGGGACTGGTACGGCGCATATGACCCGGCGCATCATCGCCATGCGCCCTCAGTGCTCTTCAGCATCGGGGTCTTTCAGTGGCTACCCAAGCAGGGTAAAGGGGTGAAGCGCGGCAAGAGCGTCGCCCGCTTCACCGGGCCCGTCAGTCACCCACAAGGCGTCTATATACAGGCCAGAACCTTCATTGCGCAGCAGGCCGCGACTGAGCCCCCGACCACGGGGCCTGCCCTACCCTTCGCCTATCCCCCCACTCTCCCTGAGATTCCAGTCGTCACTGGCGTCGAGCAGGCTTTCGGCACGATGAAGCATCTTCCCGCCATGACGGATGGTCCTCCGGATCTGGACGAACGTCACCCCGCCTACCGGTACGTCTGCGCGATGTTCAGTGGTCCGAGGAGCGTGCTGGACAGCTATCACCTGCATTGCCGGTATGAAATGGCACAGGAACAGGGCGAGGCGGTCATCACGCTCATCACCGCCCACCTCCAGAGCTACGGGCCCAAGCATGAGCACAAGATGCTGGGGTGCGCTGAGGGTGCCCCAATTGCGGTTCCAGCCGATTTGCAAATCTCAGCGTACCTCAGCCCGCCTGGAACAGGCGGGCAAATTCGTATGGGGTCCGGCCACCAAGCGAGGTGTGGGGCCGGAGGTCGTTGTAATCCTGGCGCCAGGCTGTGAGGATGAGGCGAGCCTGATCCAGGCTCTGGAACCAGTGGAGATTGAGGCACTCGTCCCGGACCCGACCATTGAAACTCTCGATGTAGGCGTTCTCCACAGGCTTTCCAGGCCGGATAAAGGTGTGCGTGATGCCGCGGTCGTGGGTCCAGAGATCCAGAGTCTTCCCTGCGAACTCCGGGCCGTTGTCAGTGGTGATCGCCTGGGGTGCGCCCCGGAAGCGAATGACCGCCTCGAGGCTGCGGACGACATCATGGCCTGTGATGGAGATGCCGACGTGCATCACCAAGCACTCCCGCGTGAAGTCGTCCACGACGTTCAGCACACGGAACCGCTGCCCGGAAGCCAGCTGATCAGCCATGAAGTCCAGACTCCACCGCTGATTGGGCGCAGAAACCTGCGGTTTCTGCTGACGCTCTCCAACGCTGAGCTTCCGGCGCTCCTTCTTCCGAACAGCCAGCCCTTCTGCCCGATAGATCCGGTATACACGTTTGTGATTCACGGTCTCACCTTCCCGACCCAGCATCAGGTGAATCCGCCGGTACCCGAACCGAGGCCGTTCCCGTGCCAGCACGCGGAGACGCTCAACCAGTTGCTGGTCCTTTTCCCTTTTAGGGCTGTTCCGTCTGTGCGTGTTCCGGGAGAAGCCCAGCACCCGGCAGGCCCGACGTTCACTGACCGTGAACGAGTCTCGCAAGAGGACCACCATCTGCTTCTTGAGGGGCGTTTGCGCCTGGGACGACGTCCCAGGCGTCACCACTTTCGCCCCACCACCTCTTTGAGCATGGCGTTGTCGAGTGACAGGTCCGCCACCAGCTTCTTGAGACGCTGATTTTCGGCTTCCAGCTGACGGAACTTGCGGGTCTCGTCTTTGGTCATGCCGCCGTACCTGGCTTTCCAGCGGTAGATCGTGGTCATCGCGACTCCATGGAGTCGCGTCAGGTCGCTGATCGGGGTTCCGGCTTCAAGCTGCCCGAGAATCTCCAAGATCTGTTGCTCCGTGTACCGTTTGCGTTTCATATTTCTCCCAGTCTGCTGCTCGATTTGCAATCAGACTGGCACCGGAAACAGGGGCAAGGTCAACTTCAACGTTCGCCCCGTCGGGAGTCCAGCGTGACGGAGCCATTCCCTGTGCGCACCGGACAGATCTGGCAAGACAACGATCCCCGACACCAGGAAGGCAGCCGGTGGGGCGCACGTTTCGTGCAGGTCTTCACGCTCGTGAACGGCTACGCCGAGTGCTATGCCGTGGACGCGGACGGAACACTCACTGAGCGGGATGACAAGCGGTACCGCAATGGAACGCCCAGGAAGATCCGCTTGGACCGCTTCCGACCCACCAGCACCGGGTACCGCCTGCACCGCGACACGGAACCGGACCCAGGCCACGATGTCCCGTAAAGAGGAGAACGCCAGGTCAGAAGAGAGTGTGCCACTCCGCCTTCAGACGTTCGTCGAGACGCTCTCCCTGGAGGTCTGCCTCATGCTGATCCAGGAACGTCAGGACACCGCTCAGACCGGCGAGCTTGGTCCCACGACCCGGCAGGTGCTCAGGGACTTCGTTCCCCGCTCACGTGCTCCTGAGCTGAAGGCCGGGGGCTGGGCGGGCACGCTGGTCGAGGCGGTGCTCTTCGACATCCTCAGGCGCACCCAGATTCTGCCCTCCCCTGGCCGTCCATCGCTCATCGGGCAACTGGCCGAGGTAAGAGCACTCGCCCAACATGTGGAACTCCAGGCCGCGCATCAGCGCGCACAGCAGCAGGACGAACAGCGCGCCCGACAGGCAGTGCAGCTCCTCGTGCAGGCTGCGCTGAACCTTCCCGATCTGAACTGGCCATGAGTGGGTGGATCGGTGAGCTCAACCCCTGTGCCCGACCAGCCCAGCAATTCATGGAGCTCTTCTAGTGGAGCGAGTCGGAAGACCTTAAATAGTTTTCGATGCGTCCCCGCTCCGTGCTGTTTATGGCTCCGGTGGTCGCCGTCCGTTCACACGCATGATTCGGTCCAACAGGCGCGGCCTGGCTTGTGCCACAGCATCCATCAAGGGCTGCCCGAACACACAGAGGCTCCGTTCCCACGGATGGCCTAGCGTGCCCCAGCGCCAATCATCGGCCAGTGTGATGGCATAGTCCCCGTCAGGGAGAAGGAACCCTTCCCAGGGGACTCGGCGTCCTAAGGCATCTGGCGCAGGCTCTTCCAGCAGGTGGGGGTTGTACCGGCAGCAGGTGTGCTGCCAGTCGAGGCCATACACCCACTCGTCCGGCCGTGCACAGGCACGGATGTGCCCCTTCATCAACACGAAAAACTCGTCGACAGCCGCGTCGTCCTCTGTAGTGGAGAAGGCATAGGTGACGGAGGGCACAGGCTCACGAAAGCCGGGCCAGTCCCAAGGTGACATGCTGGGCGTGAAGTCAAACGCCAGATTGATGTCGTTCCATACCTGCGAGTACTCCGGCTTTTTGATTTCCCACCATGCAGGCTGGTCTGGCATCTGTACTTACCTTTCTGGCGTGGGCGCGAATCGTGTGACTAGGACCTGCTGGCTTTTCCGGGCCAAGGCGGTGTCTTGCGACAATGCAGCGCGTTGCAGGAGTGCCCTTGGGCAATCGCGCCGCAAGATCACCTCGAACAGCATGGCGCGCCCCATAGCCTGATCGGAATCCGAACGACCTAGAGCCCACAGGCAGTCAAACTGCGTTGAGGTCAGGGTTCTGTTCGCGTGCAGGAACTGCTTGAACGCCGACCACCGGTAGTGCTCTAGATTGACGTCTGTTCCGTCTGCCCACCGAGCGCAGAGGGCATCGAGTACCGGACGCGTGAGAACGCCTTGTTCAACCCAGGCGTCTGTAAAGCCAAAGTGTGCCAGGCTTTCAGTATCAAGGTCGGGTTCGGGCATCAATAGCATGATAGAGCCTGATCAGGCGTATGACCCACCTGACAGAGCCGTTCAATTCTACGTTGACCGTCAAGCTTCAAACCGTTCAAGGTCTTCGGACCCTCTCCACTAGTGTTTGTGGCAAGTACGAATCGTCAACCGCAATCCTTCGTCTGGACGAAGTCGGCGGACGAGATTCCGGGAAGTGTCGCTCGATTCTGCCGAAGGGTTTCATTGGGTAGTTTTCCAAGGAGGAATCCGTCTTATGAGTGATCACAAGTCCATTGATCAACTCCGGGCTGAGCTTGGAGTGATCACATTTGGGAACCAACATCTCTATAGTGACCATTTTTCTAATCAGCCGACCTGGAGTGAAAGAGAAGCTCTTGAATGGATCAAGATTTTTGCCAATGATGACTATGATGATTACAGTGCGCTTGCCTGGGACATTGTA
It encodes:
- a CDS encoding nitrilase-related carbon-nitrogen hydrolase translates to MNASADRRTLGVWGLGVVIALLAFSPWPLLCVLPLLAAPGLLRGLSPLQSTLALTGLHAPLMVGVYATALPLLPAGLLGIGLVIIAPVVLHLLFAFPIAWLLQGSRNPWRWALAAIALDQLLMLPMLGLLGDPATPSVFMTAPMWLLGPGTGTMLLLLTGAALVAAPRWALLPLAVLGLAWAWRPNSPTSPILVAAAQRGDTRVREISDMLPTLARSEEAQWLPLIQDVDAALVILPENATAVRQTLAQVHRPFPPNVLYGGVSYTALAAYNSVLAGGRVLRSKRELVPLTERPWLTADQNPLRPVQLAGHQLGVLICVEGLFAPAAAQLARQGAEILVVPASTKAFHAARFQDIAARAAASSAGLPLVLASEAGGSVIVDPHGHVLSRAAWGQPQVIRAPISPGRPTLYAWTAPAWPVVLSILLLVLARPHLSGRSQRSRAPGNSAARNSARSALPGGQPEPAAR
- a CDS encoding IS3 family transposase (programmed frameshift); this encodes MKRKRYTEQQILEILGQLEAGTPISDLTRLHGVAMTTIYRWKARYGGMTKDETRKFRQLEAENQRLKKLVADLSLDNAMLKEVGGAKVVTPGTSSQAQTPLKKQMVVLLRDSFTVSERRACRVLGFSRNTHRRNSPKREKDQQLVERLRVLARERPRFGYRRIHLMLGREGETVNHKRVYRIYRAEGLAVRKKERRKLSVGERQQKPQVSAPNQRWSLDFMADQLASGQRFRVLNVVDDFTRECLVMHVGISITGHDVVRSLEAVIRFRGAPQAITTDNGPEFAGKTLDLWTHDRGITHTFIRPGKPVENAYIESFNGRVRDECLNLHWFQSLDQARLILTAWRQDYNDLRPHTSLGGRTPYEFARLFQAG
- a CDS encoding DUF2716 domain-containing protein encodes the protein MPDQPAWWEIKKPEYSQVWNDINLAFDFTPSMSPWDWPGFREPVPSVTYAFSTTEDDAAVDEFFVLMKGHIRACARPDEWVYGLDWQHTCCRYNPHLLEEPAPDALGRRVPWEGFLLPDGDYAITLADDWRWGTLGHPWERSLCVFGQPLMDAVAQARPRLLDRIMRVNGRRPPEP
- a CDS encoding YIP1 family protein, whose product is MTLTATLIDSSAHLDLIRRTPRRLLWGVFAAYGLTALITALVQSGGLAPNLRLGLLTLSTLSGLLAGALVLGLYPLVFTFLSRKLGGVGEESDVPQIRSVTALAMIPTLITTLLAAVSGFGPITLLGGLLSTVVFIYALSLANGTDMLAAMKHTFLIWGVLLGLLILLNIVIKAGS
- a CDS encoding DUF6756 family protein; protein product: MRAEIATAMKALQLPPEDLVPVRSTRYSAVLSRILEIFTIYGVQGRDCLWLWEGFKGEHYAVYLDKPDGYRWLPRLLPPDERVWLLTEDWARRKRDGHYWVFEGRIGTIEAVLGELFAFEYYIVDKKFEWLLCENHHNVLIGIGSRIIERLQAAEGTPIAGRDSGA